In Levilactobacillus brevis, a single genomic region encodes these proteins:
- a CDS encoding MarR family transcriptional regulator has protein sequence MDNEIFEALFEIVTFFNQPQQDRHLLQQADVPLEPAALPIVVRVGRQPGISIGQLADQIGRNHSSISRQVDKLMTAGWLQETERGDQRVRQVELTPQGQRGLMQIKVARETAFREKLTDYSNNDRAELARVLQQLADTLTGDKETYHE, from the coding sequence ATGGATAATGAAATCTTCGAAGCCCTATTTGAAATCGTGACCTTTTTCAATCAACCGCAACAGGACCGTCATTTACTTCAGCAAGCCGATGTGCCGTTGGAGCCGGCCGCACTTCCAATCGTCGTGCGTGTGGGGCGGCAGCCGGGTATCAGTATTGGTCAACTAGCCGATCAGATTGGTCGTAACCATTCTTCAATCAGTCGGCAGGTTGATAAGCTGATGACCGCCGGCTGGCTACAGGAGACGGAACGCGGCGATCAGCGTGTTCGGCAGGTAGAACTAACGCCGCAAGGACAGCGCGGTCTCATGCAGATTAAGGTTGCCCGCGAGACGGCCTTTCGCGAAAAGTTAACGGATTATTCGAACAATGATCGTGCCGAACTTGCCCGAGTACTCCAACAGCTAGCCGACACACTGACGGGAGACAAGGAGACGTATCACGAATAG
- a CDS encoding ABC transporter permease/substrate-binding protein, with protein MQAIWHILTTQGDDIVRAIGQHIGLSLISLLIAAVIAIPLAIILMNHQRSAKVMLQITSVLQTIPSLALLGILIPIVGIGTIPSIIALVIYAVMPIFQNTYSGLTTIDPNLEEAATAFGLSRRMKLFRIELPLAMPMIISGIRIATVMIIGTATLAALIGAGGLGTYILLGIETNNNALLIIGAVLSAILALVFGAGIDWLGKLSFKKAGIVLATLVVLIGGFAGYRKVANPQTTLTVAGKLGSEPEILINMYKDLIQHDHPNIKVTTKANFGATSFLFKALQSGSIDIYPEFTGTVLESLVTGEKSASHDPAKTYQVAKTALKTQHQMAYLKPMKYQNGYDLAVTQQFAKKYHLKNVSDLVAVEDKVHAGFDPDFHQLKDGYPGLSKAYGLKFASVKTMEPSIRYKAIANGKVNLVDGYTTDPEVQEYHLVVLKDDKQFFPPYQGAPLMTEKLLTQHPELRATLNKLAGKVTTTDMQKMNYRVSVKHEKAVVVAREYLKSHGLLD; from the coding sequence TTGCAAGCCATTTGGCATATTTTGACGACGCAGGGCGACGACATTGTCCGCGCCATTGGGCAGCATATTGGGTTGTCGCTGATCTCACTGCTGATTGCGGCGGTGATCGCGATTCCCCTAGCTATTATTTTGATGAATCATCAACGTTCCGCCAAGGTCATGCTCCAGATTACCAGTGTGCTTCAGACGATTCCCAGTCTGGCACTGTTGGGGATTCTGATTCCTATCGTGGGGATTGGGACGATTCCGTCGATCATCGCGTTGGTCATTTACGCGGTGATGCCGATCTTTCAGAACACGTATTCTGGCTTGACCACGATTGACCCGAACTTAGAAGAGGCGGCCACGGCCTTTGGACTGTCGCGGCGAATGAAACTATTTCGGATTGAGCTACCATTAGCGATGCCGATGATTATTTCTGGAATTCGGATTGCTACGGTCATGATTATTGGGACCGCCACGTTGGCCGCATTGATTGGGGCCGGTGGTTTGGGGACCTATATCCTGTTGGGAATTGAAACCAACAACAATGCTCTCCTGATTATCGGGGCGGTGCTGTCTGCCATCTTGGCGCTGGTCTTTGGTGCCGGGATCGACTGGTTGGGCAAGCTGTCCTTCAAGAAAGCTGGAATTGTGTTGGCGACATTGGTCGTCCTGATTGGGGGCTTTGCGGGGTATCGCAAGGTCGCCAATCCGCAAACGACTCTGACCGTTGCCGGAAAATTGGGTAGTGAGCCGGAAATCTTGATTAACATGTATAAAGATTTAATTCAGCACGACCACCCGAACATTAAGGTGACGACGAAGGCTAACTTTGGGGCCACATCCTTCCTGTTCAAGGCGTTGCAGTCGGGGTCGATCGACATTTACCCCGAATTCACCGGAACGGTGCTGGAGTCGCTGGTGACGGGAGAGAAGTCGGCCAGTCATGATCCGGCGAAGACTTATCAGGTCGCGAAGACGGCGTTGAAGACGCAACACCAGATGGCCTATTTGAAGCCGATGAAGTATCAAAACGGGTATGACTTGGCCGTGACCCAGCAGTTTGCCAAGAAGTACCACCTTAAAAATGTGTCGGACTTAGTCGCCGTTGAAGACAAGGTCCATGCAGGCTTTGATCCCGACTTCCACCAGTTGAAGGATGGCTATCCCGGACTGAGCAAGGCGTACGGCCTGAAGTTTGCGAGTGTGAAGACCATGGAGCCGTCCATTCGCTATAAGGCGATTGCCAATGGCAAGGTCAACTTGGTCGACGGCTACACCACGGATCCCGAGGTGCAGGAGTATCATTTGGTCGTCTTAAAGGATGACAAGCAGTTCTTCCCACCATATCAAGGCGCGCCCCTGATGACGGAGAAGTTGTTGACGCAACACCCGGAATTACGGGCGACATTGAACAAGTTAGCCGGTAAGGTCACGACGACGGACATGCAGAAGATGAATTACCGTGTCTCGGTCAAGCATGAGAAGGCAGTTGTGGTGGCGCGAGAATATTTGAAGAGTCACGGATTGTTAGATTAG
- a CDS encoding PepSY domain-containing protein encodes MKKLGILLISLIALAGCSAGQGTKDKQAHSEQTSSSQTSRAASPKTIKVSVNTAIKQLHQQFGQDVALSELTLERENGQYRYEVSGLDNNREYEIAIDARSGKVLHHEQEKLDQDEANGVARNRDAITVNRLKALTDISQAAEKRAGGGTAVEWSLEHENDQVQWEVKVHQGQQTSEVYVNAYTAKVVTSQQDDDDD; translated from the coding sequence ATGAAAAAACTGGGTATCTTGTTAATCAGTCTGATAGCCTTGGCCGGTTGTAGTGCCGGTCAGGGGACCAAGGACAAGCAGGCACATTCGGAGCAGACGAGTTCTAGTCAAACCAGTCGCGCGGCATCGCCTAAGACGATCAAGGTTTCGGTCAACACGGCGATTAAGCAACTTCATCAGCAGTTTGGACAAGACGTTGCGCTAAGTGAATTGACTCTGGAACGAGAAAATGGGCAGTATCGCTATGAGGTCTCGGGCTTGGACAACAATCGTGAATATGAGATCGCCATCGACGCCCGGTCTGGCAAGGTGTTACATCATGAGCAAGAAAAGCTGGATCAAGACGAAGCCAACGGTGTTGCTCGTAACCGTGATGCCATTACCGTAAATCGACTGAAGGCTTTGACTGATATTTCTCAGGCTGCGGAGAAGCGAGCAGGTGGCGGCACTGCCGTTGAATGGTCGCTGGAACACGAGAATGATCAGGTTCAGTGGGAAGTTAAGGTCCACCAGGGCCAGCAAACCAGTGAAGTGTACGTCAATGCCTACACCGCCAAAGTGGTGACGTCCCAACAAGATGACGATGATGATTAG
- the phnC gene encoding phosphonate ABC transporter ATP-binding protein, with translation MEATPMISFKHVNKIYDNGTVGLKDINFDIPQGEFLVVVGLSGAGKSTLLRTINRMHEITSGEIRIEDEPINQYKGRSLRLLRRKIGMIFQNFNLVKRSSVAKNVLSGRVSYYPTWKSILGLFSAADQQKAVQSLQRVSLAEKLYARADELSGGQQQRVAIARTLMQDPKIILADEPIASLDPLTTKTVMDILKRLNQEDGITVIVNLHSVALAREYADRIVGLRAGEVVYDQPIARVTEADLNRVYQAG, from the coding sequence ATGGAAGCAACACCGATGATTTCATTCAAGCATGTCAATAAAATTTATGATAATGGCACAGTGGGGTTAAAGGATATTAACTTCGATATTCCCCAAGGCGAATTCTTAGTGGTGGTAGGGCTCTCTGGTGCCGGGAAGAGTACGTTACTGCGGACGATTAACCGGATGCACGAGATTACCTCCGGCGAGATTCGGATCGAAGATGAACCGATTAATCAATATAAGGGACGTTCACTGCGCTTGCTTCGCCGTAAGATTGGGATGATCTTTCAAAATTTCAATCTGGTTAAGCGGTCGAGTGTCGCGAAGAATGTGCTTTCTGGCCGGGTGAGCTATTACCCAACCTGGAAGAGTATTTTGGGCCTCTTTAGTGCGGCCGATCAGCAGAAGGCCGTGCAGTCACTTCAACGGGTGAGTCTGGCTGAGAAGCTTTACGCGCGAGCCGATGAACTCTCTGGTGGCCAGCAACAACGTGTGGCGATTGCCCGGACGCTCATGCAGGACCCCAAGATTATCTTGGCTGATGAACCGATTGCCTCGCTCGATCCGCTGACGACCAAGACGGTCATGGATATCTTGAAACGGCTGAATCAAGAAGACGGTATCACCGTTATCGTGAATCTCCATTCCGTGGCTCTTGCCCGCGAATACGCGGACCGTATCGTGGGACTACGGGCCGGTGAAGTTGTGTATGACCAGCCGATTGCTCGCGTCACGGAAGCAGACCTGAATCGGGTCTATCAGGCAGGTTAG
- a CDS encoding glycerophosphodiester phosphodiesterase, translated as MTTTVFGHRGYPARFPENSLAGFRYALDHGIEGLEFDVHLTADQVPVIMHDERIDRTTDGSGCIDSYTFDQLRHFHLTNGEPVPSLAEFLKLVTDRDVQLNLELKTDKIQYPGIEAIVMRMVHATSLRRPVIFSSFHLPTLKTCQQIAPNESYCWLTDKPVAQPATLVAKEHLSGLHLSHFQSGLPVAERIWTVDNPTVAADLMRQQVAGIFTDDFVTMMQVKQRMAN; from the coding sequence ATGACAACCACCGTATTTGGTCACCGGGGTTACCCGGCACGATTTCCGGAAAATTCGTTAGCCGGATTCCGGTATGCATTGGATCATGGCATTGAAGGCTTGGAGTTTGACGTTCATCTGACGGCGGATCAGGTCCCCGTTATCATGCACGATGAACGGATTGATCGTACCACCGATGGTAGCGGCTGCATCGACAGCTACACTTTCGACCAGCTACGTCATTTTCACTTAACCAACGGCGAGCCAGTTCCCTCGCTGGCAGAATTTTTAAAATTGGTAACGGATCGGGATGTGCAATTAAATCTGGAATTGAAGACGGATAAGATTCAGTACCCGGGAATTGAGGCCATTGTCATGCGGATGGTGCACGCCACCTCGTTGCGCCGACCGGTTATCTTCTCGTCCTTTCACTTACCCACTCTTAAGACGTGTCAGCAGATTGCGCCTAATGAAAGTTACTGCTGGCTGACTGATAAGCCGGTGGCGCAACCCGCAACCCTGGTGGCTAAAGAGCACTTGAGTGGCCTACATTTGAGTCACTTTCAGTCCGGCTTGCCGGTAGCGGAGCGTATCTGGACCGTGGATAATCCCACGGTGGCCGCTGATCTCATGCGCCAGCAGGTGGCCGGAATCTTTACCGATGATTTTGTGACGATGATGCAGGTTAAACAGCGAATGGCGAATTGA
- a CDS encoding Lrp/AsnC family transcriptional regulator, with the protein MLDQTDLQILKELTHNCRIKVNHLAQRVHLTAPAVTARINRLEDTGVIKHYTIEVDTEKLGYDRQIFIRAAVKNASQRTAYRQLIKTYRNAIRHHYRVSGDMPYLIEGAFHSRRDLNDFLLALGDVATYKVLDVIDELI; encoded by the coding sequence GTGCTCGATCAAACTGACTTACAAATTCTCAAGGAACTCACCCATAATTGTCGTATCAAGGTCAACCATCTCGCTCAACGCGTTCACCTGACCGCTCCAGCCGTCACCGCGCGGATCAACCGGTTGGAGGACACTGGTGTCATTAAGCATTATACGATTGAGGTCGATACCGAAAAGCTCGGCTACGACCGACAAATCTTCATCCGTGCGGCCGTCAAGAACGCCAGTCAGCGTACGGCATACCGCCAGTTGATTAAGACTTATCGTAACGCCATCCGGCACCACTACCGCGTTTCTGGGGATATGCCATACTTGATCGAAGGCGCGTTTCATTCGCGGCGCGACCTGAATGACTTTCTCCTGGCCCTCGGTGATGTGGCGACTTATAAGGTGCTTGACGTGATCGATGAACTGATTTAG
- a CDS encoding ABC transporter ATP-binding protein gives MIQFKNVSKQYDGNLALDRLNLTIPSRDFFVLVGPSGSGKTTTLKMLNRLIEPTDGNIYFDDKRIIDYDLKQLRLQMGYVLQNIALFPNLNIQENIAIQAESLGWPRKERIARARQLLAQVDLDPDQYATRMPSELSGGEQQRVGIIRALAIKPKVVLMDEPFSALDPISRKQLQDLVLRLHRELKMTFVFVTHDMHEALRLGQHIAVMRLGHIQQIGTGDEIMQHPANDFVRGFFQNEHAPQPATIQQLLNEGYGQATTTPATLAATAPVSELAAALQQAPMVVVATDHGGRSLETADLLDYLATKEAD, from the coding sequence ATGATACAGTTTAAAAATGTGAGCAAGCAGTATGACGGAAATTTGGCGTTGGATCGGCTGAATCTGACGATCCCCAGTCGGGACTTCTTTGTCTTGGTCGGGCCAAGTGGGAGTGGGAAGACCACCACGCTTAAAATGCTCAACCGGCTGATCGAACCAACCGACGGCAACATTTATTTTGACGATAAACGCATCATTGATTACGACTTGAAACAGTTACGGCTCCAAATGGGATACGTGCTTCAAAATATTGCGCTATTTCCTAATCTCAACATTCAAGAAAACATAGCTATTCAAGCCGAATCACTGGGTTGGCCGCGTAAGGAACGCATTGCGCGGGCACGGCAACTGTTGGCTCAAGTTGACCTTGATCCCGACCAGTACGCCACGCGGATGCCCAGCGAGCTTTCCGGTGGGGAACAGCAACGGGTGGGGATCATTCGGGCACTGGCGATTAAGCCTAAGGTGGTCCTGATGGATGAACCTTTCAGCGCGTTGGACCCCATCTCGCGTAAGCAGTTGCAAGACCTCGTGTTGCGGTTGCACCGGGAGTTGAAGATGACGTTCGTCTTCGTGACGCACGACATGCACGAGGCACTCCGGTTGGGTCAGCACATTGCCGTGATGCGATTGGGCCATATCCAGCAGATTGGGACGGGCGACGAGATCATGCAGCACCCGGCCAATGATTTCGTGCGCGGCTTTTTCCAGAATGAACACGCCCCGCAACCGGCGACGATTCAGCAATTATTAAATGAGGGTTATGGTCAGGCCACAACGACACCGGCCACGTTAGCCGCTACGGCACCGGTGAGTGAACTCGCGGCCGCGCTACAACAGGCACCAATGGTCGTGGTAGCCACGGACCACGGTGGCCGGTCGCTGGAGACGGCGGATCTCTTAGATTATTTAGCCACAAAGGAGGCGGACTAG
- a CDS encoding vitamin B12 independent methionine synthase, which translates to MTTTTLKAYPYRYDVVGSLLRPADLKAARAKFAAGEISADDLKTVQRAETKRVVQEQVDLGLKAVTDGEFNRSWWHLDFLWGLNGVGHYDYKQSYKFHGSKTRTDNADLVGKIAFNPDHPFFESFQYLQSLVPDGVVVKQTIPSPTMLFRDNRSDNWPQFYETWDAYLDDLAKAYHETIEHFYDLGCRYLQLDDTTWAFLISKLNETAADATAHQKYVGLAEDAVRVINQLLAGLPADLTVTTHICRGNFKSTYLFSGGYDDVADYLGQLHYDGLFLEYDSDRAGSFAPLKKIWNGDTGKRLVLGLVTSKFPELEDEADVKARIAEAAKQVPLANLALSTQCGFASTEEGNQLTEDQQWAKLKLVKHIADSVWG; encoded by the coding sequence ATGACAACAACGACTTTGAAAGCTTATCCTTACCGTTATGATGTTGTAGGCAGTCTCTTACGGCCGGCTGATTTAAAAGCGGCCCGGGCAAAATTTGCGGCGGGTGAAATTTCCGCGGATGACTTGAAGACAGTGCAACGGGCCGAGACCAAGCGTGTGGTTCAAGAACAAGTTGATTTGGGATTGAAGGCCGTGACCGACGGCGAGTTTAACCGCAGCTGGTGGCATCTGGACTTTCTGTGGGGCCTGAACGGCGTGGGGCACTATGACTACAAGCAAAGTTATAAGTTCCATGGGAGCAAGACCCGGACCGATAACGCCGATTTGGTCGGTAAGATTGCCTTTAACCCAGACCATCCGTTCTTCGAAAGCTTCCAGTATCTTCAGAGTCTGGTGCCAGATGGTGTGGTTGTGAAGCAAACGATTCCATCACCGACCATGTTGTTCCGGGACAACCGGAGTGATAACTGGCCCCAATTCTATGAGACCTGGGACGCGTACTTAGATGATTTAGCCAAGGCTTACCATGAAACGATCGAACATTTCTACGATCTGGGTTGCCGGTACTTACAGTTGGACGATACGACGTGGGCATTCTTAATCAGTAAGCTGAATGAAACGGCTGCTGACGCCACCGCCCACCAAAAGTATGTGGGCTTGGCCGAAGATGCCGTTCGGGTCATCAATCAGTTATTAGCGGGGTTACCAGCGGACTTGACGGTCACGACCCATATTTGTCGGGGAAACTTTAAGTCGACCTACCTCTTCTCCGGCGGCTACGACGACGTTGCCGACTACCTGGGACAACTGCACTATGACGGCTTATTCTTGGAATACGACAGCGATCGGGCCGGTTCGTTTGCACCGCTGAAGAAGATTTGGAACGGCGATACCGGTAAGCGGCTGGTCCTTGGACTGGTGACGTCTAAGTTCCCTGAATTGGAAGATGAAGCCGACGTGAAGGCCCGGATTGCCGAGGCAGCTAAACAAGTTCCGCTGGCTAATCTGGCCTTGTCCACGCAGTGTGGCTTTGCGTCTACCGAAGAAGGCAATCAATTGACCGAGGACCAGCAGTGGGCCAAGCTCAAGCTGGTTAAACACATCGCCGACAGCGTTTGGGGTTAA
- a CDS encoding aldo/keto reductase, translated as MSVLTDTFSLANGTQIPQVGFGTWQIPGGDTAYQAVADALKAGYRHIDTAKAYANESSVGKAIRDSGIPREEIFVTTKLPAEIKTYQGALDAFDTTMKNLDIGYVDLYLVHAPWPWSEIGKDCDAGNLDVWRAMEKIYASGKAKAIGVSNFDTHDLQNVLNHAKVAPMVDQIQYYVGYTEPKITKFAQDHDMLVEAYSPLATGDMLENADVKEMANKYHVSPAQLALRFVLENGVLPLPKATSPAHITANTQLDFSISGADMVKLNALSDTAKNHEHNGTQG; from the coding sequence ATGTCAGTTTTAACGGATACGTTTAGTTTGGCTAATGGCACGCAGATTCCACAAGTTGGGTTTGGCACATGGCAAATTCCTGGTGGCGATACGGCTTATCAGGCGGTCGCTGACGCGTTGAAGGCTGGTTACCGGCACATTGATACGGCAAAGGCTTATGCCAACGAATCCAGTGTAGGTAAGGCCATTCGCGATTCGGGGATTCCCCGTGAAGAGATTTTTGTGACCACGAAGCTGCCCGCAGAGATCAAGACTTATCAAGGGGCTCTGGATGCCTTTGACACGACGATGAAGAACTTAGACATTGGGTACGTCGACCTCTATCTGGTACACGCACCGTGGCCATGGTCCGAGATTGGTAAGGATTGTGACGCCGGTAACTTGGATGTTTGGCGGGCGATGGAAAAGATTTATGCCAGCGGTAAGGCGAAGGCAATCGGGGTTTCCAATTTTGACACGCATGACCTGCAGAACGTGTTGAACCACGCCAAGGTCGCGCCCATGGTTGATCAGATTCAGTACTACGTGGGTTACACGGAACCTAAAATTACCAAGTTTGCGCAGGACCACGACATGCTGGTCGAAGCCTACTCGCCATTGGCAACCGGGGATATGTTGGAAAACGCTGACGTTAAAGAGATGGCCAATAAGTATCACGTTTCGCCAGCCCAGTTGGCATTGCGTTTCGTGTTAGAGAACGGCGTCTTGCCCCTGCCTAAGGCGACGAGTCCGGCTCACATTACGGCGAACACACAACTTGATTTCTCCATCTCAGGAGCAGATATGGTGAAATTAAATGCATTAAGCGATACGGCCAAGAATCACGAACATAACGGGACGCAAGGCTAA
- a CDS encoding NAD(P)H-dependent oxidoreductase, whose product MTHKIGLILGSTRPSRISPEIAAWLQRNLAQPDLSIDLIDLAAINLPLLDEVAQPSSGIYHEAHTQQWSQLIQGYDGFVLLFPQYNWGYPAPLKNALDYLYQEWAHKPVSLVSYGGHGGFQAAQGMNLVVRGLKMRLLTNNLQITLRSADLNDQGHFIETDQALAPYVFNAQQMGAEFSHLLNA is encoded by the coding sequence ATGACCCATAAAATTGGTCTCATTCTCGGCTCCACCCGGCCTTCCCGAATCAGCCCGGAGATTGCCGCTTGGCTACAACGAAACTTAGCGCAACCCGATCTCAGTATCGACCTTATCGACCTCGCCGCCATTAATCTACCGTTACTTGATGAGGTGGCACAACCCTCTTCCGGCATCTATCACGAAGCGCATACCCAACAGTGGAGTCAGCTGATTCAGGGTTACGACGGTTTCGTCTTGCTCTTCCCCCAGTACAACTGGGGCTACCCAGCACCGCTTAAAAATGCGCTGGACTACCTCTATCAGGAATGGGCGCACAAGCCAGTCAGTCTGGTATCCTACGGCGGGCACGGTGGCTTTCAAGCGGCGCAGGGCATGAATCTCGTGGTCCGCGGCTTAAAGATGCGGTTGCTGACCAATAATCTCCAGATTACTTTGCGTAGTGCGGACTTAAATGACCAAGGCCACTTCATTGAAACCGATCAGGCACTGGCACCCTACGTGTTCAATGCCCAACAAATGGGGGCTGAATTCAGTCACTTACTTAATGCCTAA
- a CDS encoding zinc-binding dehydrogenase, with product MRAIVIDQPGDASVMKMVERPIQKATAHQSVMRIHAFGVHRYEVLTRAGGSPSVHFPRVIGVEAVGEIYEPSTTSALPVGQKVITMMGGLGREIDGSYQDYALVDDDHLFPVDFAGDWITLAQYPENFYTAIGALKSLALKAGQSLLVRGGTSVVGLAITQLAKALGLTVTATTRRQEMLAALKQQGADHAVLDTDNQLQTDDTFDGVIDMVGTVTLADSIAHLNLGGTVCVIGLLAGEWVAKNFDPFTLAGKYLTVFDSTNVDQKLVDEMFHLIKQHHLTVPIARVFKLDDIQAAHDYVMASREMGQVIIDND from the coding sequence ATGCGGGCAATTGTCATTGATCAACCTGGAGATGCGAGTGTTATGAAAATGGTAGAACGGCCGATTCAAAAGGCTACGGCCCATCAATCGGTGATGCGGATTCATGCGTTTGGTGTGCACCGGTATGAGGTGTTGACGCGGGCCGGGGGCTCGCCATCGGTTCATTTTCCGCGGGTCATCGGGGTCGAAGCTGTCGGGGAGATTTATGAGCCATCGACGACGAGTGCGTTGCCGGTCGGACAAAAAGTGATCACGATGATGGGCGGTTTGGGTCGCGAGATAGACGGTAGTTATCAGGATTACGCGTTAGTTGACGATGACCACCTGTTTCCGGTTGACTTTGCTGGCGATTGGATCACGCTGGCACAGTATCCGGAGAATTTCTACACCGCCATCGGAGCGCTCAAGTCGTTGGCCTTAAAGGCTGGTCAATCCTTACTGGTACGCGGTGGCACGAGTGTCGTGGGCTTGGCCATTACGCAACTGGCGAAAGCCCTGGGTCTCACCGTAACGGCGACGACGCGGCGGCAAGAGATGTTAGCGGCGTTGAAACAACAGGGTGCCGATCATGCCGTCTTGGACACGGACAATCAGTTACAGACGGATGACACCTTTGATGGTGTGATTGACATGGTCGGGACGGTGACGTTGGCCGATTCAATCGCACACCTGAATCTGGGCGGCACCGTCTGTGTCATCGGTCTCTTAGCAGGGGAATGGGTGGCGAAGAACTTCGATCCATTCACGCTGGCTGGCAAATATCTGACCGTGTTCGACTCCACCAATGTTGATCAAAAATTGGTGGATGAGATGTTCCACCTGATCAAGCAGCACCACCTCACCGTACCGATTGCTCGGGTCTTCAAGCTCGACGATATTCAGGCGGCCCACGATTACGTGATGGCGAGCCGGGAGATGGGGCAAGTGATTATTGACAACGACTAA
- a CDS encoding phosphate/phosphite/phosphonate ABC transporter substrate-binding protein: MLVLPATLAACGKTTASTSGSKGYAPKKLTVEFVPSSNAGTIEAKAKPLEGLLKKQLGIPVTVSVSTDYNTIVEAMGSKKVDVGFLPPDAYVLAHKQYHDKVLLQAQRFGVSEPGDKPTAQLVDYYRSQILVRKDSGIKSIKDLKGKKIAVQDTTSTAGWIYPAVEMLDKGVNINKSGIQTVTVKGHDQGVLSVYNKNTDAAFVFQGARNLVKKDEKDIMSKVVPIYTTGKIPNDTITVRGDMTGKWQKKIATAFKQIAKTKKGHAIISSVYSHEGYTDSKDSNFNIIRQYDKKAKALDK, from the coding sequence TTGTTGGTTCTACCGGCGACGTTGGCCGCCTGTGGGAAGACCACCGCGTCCACGTCGGGATCGAAGGGGTACGCCCCGAAGAAGTTGACGGTGGAGTTCGTGCCATCGTCTAATGCCGGAACCATTGAGGCGAAGGCTAAGCCGCTGGAAGGCTTGTTGAAGAAGCAACTGGGGATTCCAGTGACGGTCAGTGTATCGACCGATTACAACACAATCGTGGAGGCCATGGGGTCCAAGAAGGTTGATGTGGGCTTCCTGCCACCTGACGCCTACGTCTTAGCACACAAGCAGTATCACGATAAGGTCTTGCTGCAAGCGCAACGCTTTGGCGTTAGTGAGCCTGGCGACAAGCCAACCGCTCAGTTAGTGGACTACTATCGTTCACAGATTTTGGTGCGCAAGGACAGCGGCATTAAGTCGATTAAGGACTTGAAAGGCAAGAAGATTGCCGTTCAGGATACCACGTCGACGGCTGGCTGGATTTATCCGGCAGTTGAAATGCTGGATAAGGGCGTCAACATCAACAAATCGGGGATTCAAACGGTCACGGTTAAGGGACATGATCAGGGGGTTCTGTCCGTCTACAACAAGAACACGGATGCGGCCTTTGTCTTCCAGGGCGCCCGGAACTTGGTGAAGAAGGACGAGAAGGACATCATGAGTAAGGTGGTGCCGATCTACACCACAGGAAAGATTCCTAACGATACCATTACGGTTCGTGGTGATATGACGGGTAAGTGGCAAAAGAAGATTGCGACGGCCTTTAAACAAATCGCCAAGACGAAGAAGGGGCACGCCATCATTTCCAGCGTTTACTCGCATGAAGGTTACACCGACTCTAAGGATAGTAATTTCAACATTATTCGGCAGTACGACAAGAAGGCTAAGGCCCTCGATAAGTAA